GCTGAAGTTGACAGGATCATGGAAGCCATTTATAAGAGAATGGATAAGAAAAAAATTAAAGAACTCGTAAGCCAGATTGAGCAGTTGAGGTCAAATTGATGTTTTTAATGTATCAAGATAGTCCGCCCATGCCTGCATCATCTTCTTTCTCTCGTCGATGAACTTCGTCCTGTTGTATGCCTCTCCGAGCGCATCGGGAACGGCGTGTGCCAGCTGGTGCTCGATCACCTCGGGAGGGAACTTCAACCGTTCATGAAGGATCGTACGCGCCATAGCCCTGAACCCGTGAGGGGTGATATCTTTCTTCGTGTCGTACCCCATGCGCCGCAGCGCCGCGTGCATCGTCACGTCGGAGATGGGCCTTTGCCTGCTCCGCAGGCTCGGAAAGAGATACTCCGATTTCAGGTATGACGAGAACGACCGCAACTCCTTGAGCAGGGCGATTGCCTGTTTGGAGAGAGGGACCACGTGCTCCCGTTTCATCTTCATCTTCTCGGCGGGGATCTCCCACAGTCTTTCATCAAACTTAAACTCTTCCCATCGGGCGTTGCGGAGTTCTCCCGGCCGGACAAAGGTGAGTGAAAGGAGCTTGAGGGCGCATCTTACGAGCACGTACTCATACCCGTCGATCGCCCTCATGAGGGCGCCTATCTTCGCAGGTTCGAGGATCGTCGCATAGTGCTGGGGCCGAGACGGCGTAAGCATCCCCCGCCCCAGGTCCGATGCGGGGTCCCTCTCTGCAACACCCTTCACGATGCCATACCGGAATATCATGCTCGTTATCTGTTTTACCCTGTGCGCCGTCTCGATCTTGCCGCTTTGCTCTATGCCCTGTAGGAACTTATAGAGCAGAGGCGTCGTGATCCCAGTGACGGGGGTATCCCCGAAGGCGGGGAGGATGTAGTTGTTGATCCTCTGCAAGACCGTTTCCGCATGTCTTTTCACCCACGTTGACTTCCTGTTCTCAAACCACTCCATGGTCAGCTCTCCGTAGGTCATGGCCCCGTCAGTCTTCTGCGCCTTCCTCATCGCCGAGGGGTCGCCGCCCTCCGCAAGGAGGTCTTTCCCCCGATCTCTTCTGTTTCTGGCCTCCTTCAGGCTTACATCGGGATACACGCCAAGGCTGATGGTCTTCTGCTTTCCCTTCAGGAGATAGTTGAACCTCCACCATTTGCCTCCGGAAGGAGTGACAAGAAGATACAGACCGGATGCGTCGTACATCTTGTAGGGTTTTTTCCTGGGACGCGCGTTCCTGATGCGTATGTCCGTAAGCGGCATAAGGCAGCCCCCTTTTCAAACTCTGTGAAACTGTGGTAACTCAGAACAGGTAAGCATGGTTACCCCAAAAAGTTACCACAGAAAATTGATGGCTGTCAATGGTCTTTAATGGACTCATATGAACAGTCAAAATTGATATCTAACTAATTTTAAAGGTATTTTAGTACTTATAAGGAATTATAAAAACATATAAAAAATAGGCAGTGGCGGAGAGAGAGGGATTTGAACCCTCGGTACGCGTTTTATGACG
This is a stretch of genomic DNA from Syntrophorhabdaceae bacterium. It encodes these proteins:
- a CDS encoding tyrosine-type recombinase/integrase, which codes for MPLTDIRIRNARPRKKPYKMYDASGLYLLVTPSGGKWWRFNYLLKGKQKTISLGVYPDVSLKEARNRRDRGKDLLAEGGDPSAMRKAQKTDGAMTYGELTMEWFENRKSTWVKRHAETVLQRINNYILPAFGDTPVTGITTPLLYKFLQGIEQSGKIETAHRVKQITSMIFRYGIVKGVAERDPASDLGRGMLTPSRPQHYATILEPAKIGALMRAIDGYEYVLVRCALKLLSLTFVRPGELRNARWEEFKFDERLWEIPAEKMKMKREHVVPLSKQAIALLKELRSFSSYLKSEYLFPSLRSRQRPISDVTMHAALRRMGYDTKKDITPHGFRAMARTILHERLKFPPEVIEHQLAHAVPDALGEAYNRTKFIDERKKMMQAWADYLDTLKTSI